The genomic stretch CTTGGTCATGCGGGTTTCTATCGACGATTTATAAAGGACTTCTCTAAAATCTCTACGCCACTGTGCAAGCTCCTCCAAAAAGATGTTAAGTTTGAGTTTGATGAGAAGTGTCTACTGGCCTTTAATATATTGAAAGAATCTTTGACTACAGCTCCTATTATCCAGCCACCGAATTGGGAGTTGCCTTTTGAGCTTATGTGTgacgctagtgattatgcagtggGTGCAGTCCTAGGGCAGCGGGTTGGTAAGCTTCCTCATGTGATTTACTATGCTTCTAGAACTCTAAATGATGCACAGTTAAATTACTCTACCACTGAGAAGGAACTATTGGCGGTTATCTATGCTTTGGAGAAGTTCCGTTCTTATTTGATTGGGACGAAAGTAATCATATATACCGACCATGCTGCTCTTAAATATTTGCTAGCAAAGAAGGAGGCAAAACCAAGACTTATTCGGTGGATTTTATTGTTACAAGAGTTTGACTTGGAGATAAAAGATAAAAGCGGCTCGGAAAATCTAGTGGCTGATCACTTGAGTCGGTTGATTCGGGAGGAGGAGTTCTTACCATTGCATGAGCGGTTTCCAGATGAGCAACTCCTTGCCATGCAAGAAGTTATTCCTTGGTATGCCGACATtgtaaactaccttgcttcaaagGAGTTACCAAGTGATCTCACACAAGCACAACGGAACAAGATTAAGCATGATGCTCGCCACTATATATGGGATGAACCTTATCTTTGGAAGTATTGTACTGATCAAATCATTCGTAGATGTGTACCGGAATCTGAATTTCGTTCCATCCTTGCTTTTTGTCACGCTTATGCTTGTGGTGGACACTTTGGACCTAAGAGGACAGCTCGTAAGATATTTGACAGCGGTTTCTATTGGCCCACAATTTTCAAAGATGCTTATGCTTATTGTAAggcatgtgatcgttgtcaacgagTGGGTAACATAACGGCCAAGGATCAAATGCCTCAAACTCCCATTTTAATTCTTGAAAtctttgatgtttggggtatggattTCATGGGACCATTCCCATCCTCTTTCGgctatgaatatattttattggcggtagactatgtgtctaaatgggtggaagcgatTGCAACTAGAACGGACAATTCAAAAACAGTAGTGGATTTCATTCGCTCTAACATTTTTGTGCGTTTTGGTACACCTAAGGCTATACTTAGTGAtcgaggcactcatttttgcaacaagagtatagaagcattgtttcgacgctatagtgtaactcacaaggtgacagctgcttatcatccacaagccaacgggcaaGCGGAGGTTTCTAATCGTGAAATCAAATTGATCCTTGAGAAAACTGTAAATTCAAACCGGAAAGATTGGAGTACAAGGCTTGATGATGCCTTGTGGGCGTATCGAACGGCATATAAAACACCTATCGGTATGTCACCTTATCGGTTGGTGTATGGTAAACCTTGCCATCTACCGGTGGAGCTAGAGCATAAGGCGTGGTGGGCTGTAAAGAAGTGTAACTTGGACACGGTTGCTGTAGGACAACAAAGAATGCTTCAATTGCATGAGTTAGAAGAAATAcgcaatgaagcatatgagagcGCGAAAATCTATAAGGAGAAAACCAAAGCTTTTCATGACAAACATATTCTTCGGAAGAGCTTTGTGGAAGGTCAGAAAGTCCTCATGTATCACTCTCGCCTTAAACTCTTTCCTGGGAAGTTGAACTAAAACATCTTCTATGACACCCCTGGGATAAGCATTCGACCTAtcagcaagttgaataatcacccccgtttcttcaagtggaccgagattcaatgaagcataaatggagaatggcatgacattgatagaggctcccaaatccaacatacaccgctcaattcttttattcccaatagtgcaagggatagtaaaagtaccaggatccttacactttggtggaagctTCTTTTGTAGAACTGCggaaacattctcccccacactaacTTTTTCATTACCCCTCAACTTACGCTTATTAGTGCACAACTCTTTTAGAAACTTGGCATAGCGTGGCACTTGTTTAATAGCGTCAAGAAGAGGAATATTCACTTCTACCTTTCGGAATGTATCAAGAATctccttgtcaacctcttcctttttagTCTTTTTCAGTCTGCTTGGGAAAGGAGGTGGAATGACAATAGTAGGCTTAGGGCTGAGTTGTGTAGGGGTGGTTGGCTTTGGTGGAACATCATCATTGACTGAGCAATCAACTTGTGGCTTGGATGACAATGTACTGGGTACTGGAGGATTAGGTGGATCATATTGCGTCCCACTACGCAAAGTCACTGCACTAGCATTCTCTTTGGGATTCATCTCAGGTTGTGAAGGTAATTTATTTGACAGATGAGCCTCCAACCGGTTATATGATGCCGCTAATTGTCCCACCTGATTCTCCAAACTCTTGATGGAAGCTTGGGTGGTTTGCTGAAATTGAAGAGTATTTGTGGCAAGAGCATTGATTAAATCCTCAGTAGAAGGTTTAGCATTTGGTGGTGGAGCAGCCTGTGGTGGTTGTGATGGTCTAGGTGCATAATTATTTTGAGACCTCTGTTGTGTAGTGAAACCAGGTGGTCTTGCTGCTGTTGGTTGTGGAGCTAGttgttgttgattcccatatCGAAGGTTTGGATGATCACGCCAGCCAGGATTATAGGTTTGTGAAAATGGTTCATAATACATCTGACGTAATTGACCAGGAAAATTTCCTACAGCGTTAACACCCTCAGTTTCTCCCTCTACTAGAGTGGGGCACGTATCAGTAGGGTGCCCCACTACTTGACAGATTCCACATGGTCGCACCTGTTGGCCCAAAGCTAGTTGTTGTACCACTGAAGTCAGTTGAGCTATCTGTTGACCAAGTTGATTATCAACAGTAGTTTGCACCTCGTTAACCCTTCTTGAAGTTGACATATGCTCCTGGCGAATACCAAACTGTTGGGAATTAGctgccatattagaaatcaagctcctgGCTGCTGCAGGAGTCTTGTCCACTAGTGCCCCTCCACTGGCTGCATCAATCATACTTCTGTCCAACGGCAGTAATCCCTCATAGAAATATTGAATCAATAGTTGCTCACTGATCTGATGGTGAGGACAACTAGCACACAACCGCTTAAAGCGCTCCCAGTAATCGTAGAGTGATTCTCCCACAGCCTGCCTGATGCCACAAATTTCTTTCCTTATACTCCCCACTTTAGACGCTGGAAAATACCGCTCCAAAAACAAGGTCTTCATAGTGTTCCAGGTCTCAACAGTACCAGGGGGGAGATAATACAGCCACTCCTTTGCTGAATCCTTTagagagaaaggaaaagctcGGAGTTTTATTTGTTCTTCTGTCACTGAGGCTGGCTTCATACTGGAGCATACAATATGGAACTCCTTGAGATGATTATTCGGATCCTCACCAGGCAGCCCATGAAATGATGGCAATAGATGAATGAGGCCCGACTTAAGCTCAAAATTCACATCAAGAGGTGCATATTGAATGCAAAGCGGTTGTTGATCAATATCTGGCGCAgccaactctttcaacgtcctATTTTGTGCCATATCTCTGTAAGATGTAATAGAATCGTCTGAATCTGAGTCGTGAGATGGTAAGGGCACTTTCACAGGATCCACTTGATGAGCAAGACgttgaaagagtggattatcAGTAATAGTCCGCGAAGTCCGAGAAGAAGATGAAGTAGCAAGATACTGTTTGATTGCCTCCAACCTATTCTGAGTGTCTTCGCCAGACATATAACTCTGAGATGCCAAGAGAAATCAAGTTAGTAAGCGTAAaccaatatgaataataaaaagaattaaatagttccccggcaacggcgccaaaaatttgatgcgtgtcgtattgcgtaccaaatttaagaaatattttatttactctcaaaccaattatttagtataacggcaaatagaggtcgaacccaagggaactatattcagtttattattcacaaaagcttaacaaagttaaattggaaagggtggttttggaaagtaaaagtaaaagcaaaaattaagaaaacaattgatagcaagaagagattaacaacgattttaaagatggttaagaattattctccacctcagaCAGTCATGCAATTAtatcaataatgaatattattccgattcccaattaaactattaaccctacagataacgcttaagcagtcaattatctcaatctccctatcacaatcaattacggctaagcgctcaataattaattctttttaccaaacaacaaacctattaagcatacgattcatttaatttagtaaaagcattaacaacagtggagataggttaatctaggcaataaatcaatgaagcatttaattcatttaacctaggttctattcttcatcacaatcaacaatgtttttgaccacatcatcaattgcaatttatcacaaacacttagaatcctaaactattaggtgaatagaaattctaagatgacagtaaataatgcaagccctaattagttgtacaccctaacaaggaatcacaatatttcatacaataggcatagaagaatagaagcaatttaacattatggaaatcaagaacaatattcacatctcaattcaaacattcatgtctgggttttgaataacccttaacctaaaagaaacttagccaacaatcatgattaaaaacataaccagaatcaaagaataaaagagtttagagaagaagaaaactattgaaaaGGTTGAATGCGATCCTCCTTCGTCTCCTCCGCTCTCTCTGTGTTCCTCTCTCTAAAATCGTGTATCTAAAACTTAATTCACGAATATGACCTAATCCCCCTTTTATTTCCCgtctaaaaattaagaaaaatcgaatttggatttgaattttaacgcgtgccgcggcatccatatttccttgccgcggcacgaggcttcagatatgcgatatgggctttgcgtgccgcggtatgcaactttccttgccgcggcacgagactctctgtttctcttgtagcggcagggacttttctcTGTAGCGGCAAGGACCTTTCTGATTTCCctcgtagcggcagggacttttccctgtagcggcaagctTTCAGATTTCTGTACTTTTGTTCTTTTCTCGATTTTTCTCCTCTTTAACACTTTACTCCAATGGttagaatcctacaaaatcatcattcaaccaaaaatcatcaaaaatatacaattatcgttaaaaataataatttagattaAATGAATCAAATTAACAAAACGATTCTAGCTATCCCTTCTAGCTAtccccaaacacactacttatgaacacaaaatctgataagtagaaagataaactttatacaaaaatatacttatcaTAAACCCATGcatcaaaatataagaaaaatcaTTCCATCAACACCACATATTATCGTATTACAAACAAACAACTTTCAGCCATAGTCTCTCCAAAACATCATTCATCAAATACCAATAACCAAAAGATTGAGGGGGAAAATTCAATatctctcttgattgtaaaatcaagaacacaagttgatcaacacccaaactttaccaccccttgttcaagcctagggtttttttatgaaaaccaccatgaggagaagaaagaatccaaccacacacaacaataaaacaaagtcaatatcatataatcaagagaagagattagacaaacaaattcacaaggaaaatatactctagacttggttcctcatcttcttcttcttcttctttctttcctccttctctctagaaaatggcagcccttcccctttctctctctagctcgccacactctctctctctctattctctctctaggtcacgacaGCCAAGAGCAAATGGCCTTCCCAACCTTTCCTTCCCCCTttatcttaattctctcaataaagcctcaccaaaataaaatggtaagtttccttttctctttttattttcttttaattccctattattttcttttaacacAATTGATTGGAAAATAAAATGGTGATCACATTCCTTTCCAAAAATTGCTAGCTTCTTCAAATTTTGACCTTATTGCCttagaaaataaatggaaaattcAATCCCTTTCCCACTACATGCTACACGTCCACCATCACTTACCCTATCTTTTActctttttttatttcaattaaatcaattaaaagaaaatataaggtgtgtagaaaatctacacatgtgtaccatgctaccatgcactagcacacactaaatcactagggtacaacactatctaccatgcaccttagtgcattcaaccaaatctcacataatcacattttttttaaataaaataaatatatatcatttaacaaataatttcacaaaaatattctacaaaccattctaacaattaaataaaataacaaacaattaaataaaacaaacaactaaataaaataaacaacatttaaataaacatttcaccacacttaacacttaaataaaataaaacacaaaaatttaaataaactaaaaaaacaatTTGCTGCACTACATAAGCCATCACCTAGGGTCCAACTACAGTCTTTCTCTAAGGCATGTCGACAAGTTTAGAAATTACGTAATGTCATATTCTCAAGACCTCCACGATCGAGACATTACTCTATGCCAATGCTATGGTTTATGATAATCTCAGGAGCTTCTATTTACATAAACCCTAACTGAGAACTTTTACCTTCTTACCCCACTAATAATAATTTTGTGGCTATCATATAACTATAATTTCACATAACGAGCCTTGTTGATCGTGTCTTTCTTCATACTGATCCTAACCTCTAATCTTAACGACTCACCACTAGGTGTTGGTCTTGTACAGTGAAAATTACGTTTTTCACGCAACAACAAGCTTGACCTCTTTCTCAAACCTACCCCATACTTTACCTGAATCATAAACCTAGTTTTTAATCCCCTGATATATTTAGTATGTTTTCATTTAAATGCTTAGGTTCACTTAGACCCGTCACATGTTAATTGGTTTTGGAATTTACCTTGTTCTCCCTCGGGTTTTTCCTTTATCTTAAATAAAAATAACTGGCACCCCTTACCCCTACTTACTCTTTATTACCCTAGACACATTTATTGTGAAGTTGTGCTAGGTGGTCGGATAATGCATCAGAACCTTAGATTCAACATTATGTTTCTAGTGTAACTTATAACAACTAGTTGAAGCCTTTAACTATTCTATATAACATATCTTTTATAAAGGCTCGGGAATTAACACTCAAACCAACATACATAATGTTAGCCTTGTATACTAAACTTGAGGCCAGAGAAAGGGATGCCTAATTAGGTCACAAGGATAACTGGACAACGATAACTTATGTGTACTCTTTCACATGTTAAGATTGGTCACGGACTATGATCAAACTCTTACAAGTCCTTCTTGACACAATTTCCTAAATTGGGTTCACTAATCACACCCTTTGACTGATCACCTCGAGCATTTAATTCAAATTGTTCATGACTTGCACCAATTCTAATGATACAATGACAATTCAACTCATAGAGATAATAACCAATAATATTATCAACCTGCAAGGTAGCTAACAATACACCAAAGTTAACCCTAGAAGTCAACTTAGGAGGTACCAAAATAATATGGGGATAACAggtacccctaaacatgcataccaTTAAAATGGGGAACCGAG from Humulus lupulus chromosome 5, drHumLupu1.1, whole genome shotgun sequence encodes the following:
- the LOC133779777 gene encoding uncharacterized protein LOC133779777 codes for the protein MSGEDTQNRLEAIKQYLATSSSSRTSRTITDNPLFQRLAHQVDPVKVPLPSHDSDSDDSITSYRDMAQNRTLKELAAPDIDQQPLCIQYAPLDVNFELKSGLIHLLPSFHGLPGEDPNNHLKEFHIVCSSMKPASVTEEQIKLRAFPFSLKDSAKEWLYYLPPGTVETWNTMKTLFLERYFPASKVGSIRKEICGIRQAVGESLYDYWERFKRLCASCPHHQISEQLLIQYFYEGLLPLDRSMIDAASGGALVDKTPAAARSLISNMAANSQQFGIRQEHMSTSRRVNEVQTTVDNQLGQQIAQLTSVVQQLALGQQVRPCGICQVVGHPTDTCPTLVEGETEGVNAVGNFPGQLRQMYYEPFSQTYNPGWRDHPNLRYGNQQQLAPQPTAARPPGFTTQQRSQNNYAPRPSQPPQAAPPPNAKPSTEDLINALATNTLQFQQTTQASIKSLENQVGQLAASYNRLEAHLSNKLPSQPEMNPKENASAVTLRSGTQYDPPNPPVPSTLSSKPQVDCSVNDDVPPKPTTPTQLSPKPTIVIPPPFPSRLKKTKKEEVDKEILDTFRKVEVNIPLLDAIKQVPRYAKFLKELCTNKRKLRGNEKVSVGENVSAVLQKKLPPKWVS